Proteins encoded by one window of Anaeromusa acidaminophila DSM 3853:
- a CDS encoding LytR/AlgR family response regulator transcription factor produces MLHLAVCDDRTEDRERLCRLLEEYGQCNNLELTIDQWSTGEEFLLAFAPGRYQLLFLDIYMKQINGVETARTLREQDENCAIVFVTTSQEHAVDGFDVNALHYLLKPITAAQLEVVFQRLTRLQKKEPAYITMRSQRLDVRCNVNDILFAEIYDKLCLIHTKTNTIQTYTPLDEIERQLPASLFLRCHRSYLANMSYITRMEDTQFTVHDQHHIPIRKNDRQALKQRYLDYLFATTRNSDAKHYD; encoded by the coding sequence TTGCTGCACCTAGCGGTTTGCGACGACAGAACCGAAGACCGAGAACGGCTCTGCCGCCTGCTCGAAGAATACGGCCAGTGTAACAACCTAGAGCTAACTATCGACCAATGGAGTACGGGCGAAGAATTTCTACTCGCTTTCGCCCCCGGACGCTATCAACTACTCTTTCTAGACATCTACATGAAGCAAATCAACGGCGTAGAAACGGCTCGCACGCTGCGAGAACAAGACGAAAACTGCGCCATTGTCTTCGTTACCACAAGTCAGGAGCACGCTGTAGACGGCTTTGACGTTAACGCCCTGCACTACCTTTTGAAACCCATCACCGCAGCACAGCTAGAGGTGGTATTTCAACGTTTGACGCGCCTGCAAAAAAAAGAGCCTGCGTATATTACCATGCGATCACAACGCCTTGACGTACGCTGCAACGTAAATGACATTTTATTTGCCGAAATCTATGACAAGCTGTGTTTGATCCATACGAAAACCAATACCATTCAAACCTATACGCCCCTGGATGAAATAGAACGCCAGCTTCCTGCAAGCCTTTTTTTGCGTTGCCATCGCAGCTATTTGGCAAACATGAGCTACATTACCCGAATGGAGGATACGCAGTTCACTGTTCATGACCAGCACCACATTCCCATCCGCAAAAATGACCGGCAGGCGCTTAAACAACGCTATTTAGATTATCTTTTTGCAACTACCAGGAACAGTGACGCCAAGCATTATGATTGA
- a CDS encoding DUF4870 domain-containing protein, whose protein sequence is MANLSGGQKMLAAAAHCGCFFGGLGFFLLPLAIWLYKCKDIFVAHHAKQAVLFQLFLAPAMIALVLALSLLMATETAAWIVVIGGGLLWLGCAMLATVRALSGEYYVYPILQFLE, encoded by the coding sequence ATGGCGAACCTATCCGGGGGACAAAAAATGTTGGCGGCTGCGGCCCATTGCGGCTGCTTTTTCGGGGGCCTGGGTTTTTTTCTGCTGCCGCTGGCGATCTGGCTTTATAAGTGCAAAGACATATTTGTTGCGCATCATGCGAAGCAGGCCGTTCTTTTTCAACTGTTCCTGGCGCCAGCAATGATCGCGCTTGTTTTGGCTCTTTCCTTGCTAATGGCGACAGAAACCGCAGCGTGGATCGTCGTCATTGGCGGCGGACTTTTGTGGCTGGGCTGCGCTATGCTGGCGACGGTTCGAGCCTTGAGCGGAGAGTACTATGTCTATCCGATTTTACAATTTTTGGAGTAA
- a CDS encoding clostripain-related cysteine peptidase: MTDSMKKPSFFKVALALILSFFLLVSFTGSRAAAAYRPTDTWTIYWYVCGTDLESKSGAASADIQELLQVQLPANVRVLIQTGGAVEWHTPAIPAGAVGRYLYDKDGIHTLQELPDADMGAPDTLADFLRYGAKNYPADHRVCILWDHGGGSAAGVCYDERTKRSLSLNDLRAAFEAAAAPDHENPPFELIGFDACLMATADVMHDLHGLTRYMVASEEIEPGNGWDYTGWVGALARDPSMNGAALGKAICDTYLAGCEAYGTADAATLSVVDMRGLPKLREAYEAFGAAALRQAEKNPQAFFASFSRAAGTAVSYGGNTREQGYSNMVDLGSLSKNARSLLPGVADTLRQAVQESVVYKVNGPYRKESSGLSGYYSYNGDADHFMAYAEQAAPLLPMKCLYYDLIFGKMPPQATPYLQGSVVSETAAISKPEERKKIFDVSQLEDTPVDIDKDGNAFVKLSAAQMENLASVHCQLVFKSKEDDVLLYLGSDADINADWEKGIFKDNFQGKWPMLDGHPVYIEITYEGDGYNLYSVPIKLNGKEGNLQVAYTFEDKAYRILGMRRGIESNGMADKELTPLKAGDVVTTLHYAMKLSGHEEEFQQFEVDTFTLGAQPQIADEAMGDGVYGYCFEFVDPQNKSALSRIVTYTIKDGKIVTSVETNN, translated from the coding sequence GTGACGGATTCTATGAAGAAGCCTTCTTTTTTCAAAGTGGCTCTAGCGTTGATTCTAAGTTTTTTCTTGTTGGTTTCTTTTACAGGCAGTCGGGCTGCTGCCGCCTATCGGCCAACCGATACGTGGACGATCTATTGGTATGTTTGCGGTACGGACTTGGAGAGCAAAAGCGGCGCTGCTTCCGCGGATATACAGGAGCTGCTGCAGGTGCAGTTGCCTGCCAATGTGCGGGTGCTTATTCAGACCGGAGGCGCTGTAGAGTGGCACACGCCGGCTATTCCGGCCGGAGCGGTGGGCCGGTACCTTTATGATAAGGACGGGATTCATACCTTGCAGGAGCTGCCGGACGCCGACATGGGGGCACCGGATACGCTGGCTGACTTTCTGCGCTATGGCGCGAAGAACTACCCGGCGGATCACCGCGTTTGCATTCTATGGGATCATGGCGGCGGCAGCGCGGCTGGCGTTTGCTACGACGAGCGGACGAAGAGGTCATTGAGTCTTAATGATTTGCGGGCGGCCTTTGAGGCTGCCGCTGCGCCGGATCATGAGAATCCGCCGTTTGAGCTGATTGGCTTTGACGCGTGTCTTATGGCGACGGCGGATGTGATGCACGATCTTCACGGCCTTACGCGTTATATGGTGGCCTCTGAGGAGATTGAGCCAGGCAACGGCTGGGACTATACGGGCTGGGTCGGTGCGCTGGCGCGGGATCCGTCTATGAACGGCGCGGCCTTGGGGAAAGCGATCTGCGACACCTATCTTGCAGGTTGTGAAGCCTATGGTACTGCTGATGCAGCGACCTTATCCGTGGTCGATATGCGGGGGCTGCCGAAGCTGCGCGAGGCGTACGAGGCGTTTGGCGCAGCGGCGTTGCGGCAGGCGGAGAAAAATCCGCAGGCGTTTTTTGCCTCTTTTTCAAGAGCTGCGGGGACGGCTGTAAGCTATGGCGGCAATACTCGCGAACAAGGCTATTCGAATATGGTGGATCTAGGGAGTCTTTCGAAGAATGCGCGCAGCCTGCTGCCGGGGGTTGCGGATACGCTGCGCCAAGCGGTACAAGAAAGCGTAGTGTATAAAGTAAATGGTCCTTACCGCAAAGAAAGCAGCGGTCTTTCGGGCTATTATTCCTACAATGGCGACGCAGATCATTTTATGGCTTACGCCGAGCAGGCCGCGCCGCTATTGCCGATGAAGTGTCTGTATTACGATCTAATTTTCGGGAAGATGCCGCCCCAGGCGACGCCGTATTTGCAAGGGTCTGTTGTCAGCGAGACGGCGGCTATCTCAAAGCCGGAGGAACGGAAAAAAATCTTTGATGTAAGTCAGCTAGAGGATACGCCGGTAGATATAGACAAAGACGGCAATGCCTTTGTGAAGCTGTCTGCGGCGCAGATGGAGAATCTGGCGTCTGTGCATTGCCAGCTTGTTTTTAAGAGCAAGGAAGATGATGTGCTTCTTTATTTGGGAAGCGACGCTGATATTAATGCGGATTGGGAAAAGGGAATTTTTAAAGATAATTTTCAGGGGAAGTGGCCCATGCTTGACGGCCATCCTGTCTATATTGAGATTACTTATGAAGGAGACGGTTACAATCTGTATTCCGTGCCGATCAAGCTCAATGGAAAAGAAGGCAACTTACAGGTGGCGTATACCTTCGAAGATAAAGCCTATCGTATCTTGGGCATGCGCCGGGGGATTGAGTCGAACGGGATGGCGGACAAGGAGCTTACGCCTCTTAAAGCCGGGGATGTTGTGACTACGCTGCATTACGCTATGAAGCTGAGCGGCCATGAGGAAGAATTTCAGCAGTTTGAGGTAGATACCTTTACGCTTGGGGCGCAGCCGCAGATCGCGGACGAGGCGATGGGCGACGGCGTCTACGGATATTGTTTTGAGTTTGTGGACCCGCAAAACAAAAGCGCTCTTTCCCGGATTGTAACGTATACCATTAAAGACGGTAAAATTGTTACGAGCGTTGAAACGAACAATTGA
- a CDS encoding ShlB/FhaC/HecB family hemolysin secretion/activation protein has translation MKLTGKKQAAGLAALVAAAVLGLPWAAEAAPLEGKENTTTPGGLKEHLLPPQETPKPKIKVEQEAVQPGPTDATKIHVAHIRVTGQALFGDAELQPLLQEAYGKELTLAELEQYARKVSQYFHSKGYLVARAILPPQSIEEGQVEMQVLVGRYGKIRVDNQSRFNTTSAEGLLRELRPGDYIREKELERALLLLSDTAGVQSAANLTAGEQPGTADLVVRLTDGPRSNGQLYSDNHGSRYTGRNRLGLNWNVLNVSGQGDSAGAGVILGEDRTDYNLSYQRPLGDSGAKWGLSYARQTYSLGEAFASLNADGVSDTWSLFATYPMVRSRDYNLNGRFGYDHKQLEDRIGYVGTNNRKKADVWNLGLSGDSRDSLGGGGYNSFSLNLAYGRLSLDSEDAVTNDAEAHTAGNYTKGNLSLYRVQNVNSRLALHVSFAAQAASKNLDSSEKMSLGGPSGVRAYPVNEACGDSGYVATGELRWNLPKPTLQLAAYVDQGHVNANKSPWAGAGVNGRTLSGAGLGLIFSRPGDYALRLDYAWKLTSEEAVAAPDSKERIWIQAVKYF, from the coding sequence ATGAAGCTGACAGGGAAAAAACAGGCCGCCGGATTGGCGGCGTTAGTGGCGGCAGCGGTCTTAGGGCTGCCGTGGGCGGCGGAGGCGGCGCCGCTGGAGGGTAAGGAGAATACAACGACGCCGGGAGGCTTGAAGGAGCATTTGCTGCCGCCGCAAGAGACGCCGAAGCCGAAGATCAAGGTGGAGCAGGAGGCGGTCCAGCCGGGGCCGACGGACGCAACGAAGATTCATGTGGCGCATATTCGCGTGACCGGGCAGGCGCTGTTCGGCGACGCGGAGCTGCAGCCGCTGCTGCAGGAGGCGTACGGCAAGGAGCTGACGCTGGCGGAGCTGGAACAGTATGCGCGGAAGGTGAGCCAGTATTTCCACAGCAAAGGATACTTGGTAGCGCGGGCTATTTTGCCGCCGCAGTCCATTGAAGAGGGCCAGGTGGAGATGCAGGTGCTGGTGGGGCGCTACGGCAAGATCCGCGTAGACAATCAGTCTCGCTTTAACACAACAAGCGCAGAAGGGCTGCTAAGGGAACTGCGTCCTGGGGACTACATACGAGAAAAAGAACTGGAGCGGGCGTTGCTGCTGCTTAGCGATACGGCAGGCGTGCAGAGCGCTGCTAACTTAACGGCCGGGGAGCAGCCAGGCACGGCGGACTTGGTAGTGCGCTTGACCGACGGGCCGCGCAGCAATGGTCAGCTATATTCGGATAATCACGGCAGCCGTTATACCGGCAGGAACCGACTGGGACTTAACTGGAACGTATTGAATGTCAGCGGTCAGGGGGACAGCGCGGGGGCTGGCGTAATTTTGGGCGAAGACCGTACCGACTACAATTTGTCGTATCAGAGGCCGTTGGGGGATTCGGGCGCGAAGTGGGGGCTTTCCTACGCGCGGCAGACGTATTCCTTGGGCGAGGCCTTCGCCAGCTTGAACGCCGACGGGGTTTCCGATACGTGGAGTCTCTTTGCGACGTATCCGATGGTACGTTCGCGGGACTACAATCTCAATGGGCGGTTCGGCTATGACCATAAGCAGTTGGAGGACCGTATTGGCTATGTGGGGACGAATAATCGCAAAAAAGCGGATGTTTGGAATCTGGGCCTCAGCGGCGACAGCCGCGATTCTCTGGGGGGCGGCGGCTACAACAGCTTTTCCCTGAACTTGGCCTACGGACGTTTGAGCCTGGATTCGGAGGATGCGGTTACCAATGACGCCGAAGCGCATACGGCGGGCAACTACACCAAAGGAAATCTTAGCTTGTATCGGGTGCAAAACGTGAATTCCCGCTTAGCCTTGCATGTGTCTTTTGCAGCGCAGGCGGCCAGCAAAAATCTGGATTCGTCGGAAAAGATGTCCTTAGGGGGACCGAGCGGCGTGCGGGCGTATCCGGTGAATGAGGCCTGCGGCGACAGCGGCTATGTGGCGACCGGGGAACTGCGCTGGAATTTGCCGAAGCCGACGCTGCAACTGGCGGCGTATGTAGACCAAGGACATGTGAACGCCAACAAGAGTCCCTGGGCGGGAGCGGGCGTGAACGGGCGAACCTTGTCCGGGGCAGGTCTGGGGCTTATTTTCAGCCGTCCCGGGGATTACGCCTTGCGTCTGGATTACGCGTGGAAGCTGACCTCGGAAGAGGCGGTGGCGGCGCCAGATAGCAAGGAGCGTATCTGGATTCAGGCAGTAAAATATTTCTAA
- a CDS encoding GHKL domain-containing protein, which translates to MIETILACIYLILSIVPFSFLRYYPFLKDLRFSLRTVCLLYTIILLLELAGMGLLRYYGHWSSDIYGLYRLLFAIGFAILSFLLIKSAFFKQFFVYTMMVTYAVFVYGTAHFFEFLGIVYWEEAPDLLVANIVIILQLLLTYPLVFRFLKNRVIPLLLLDSPVWKYIWTLPSMFVVGSFLFGSELKADVIWNWRYLAYRMIASAVVMISYYILVKIMEQTRQNTVLQEKIRTSQEVLEMQRQHYQLLTNRIQEARSIRHDFHHHLLAMQAYLDGKQYEQLTDYLAQYAREFSPPSQAPLCRHYLADAVLQHYQSQATDQGCEFRTYVDIPPQLSISDLDLCIVLGNLLENALEGNRRLPPDEQMLHLHLKRQGEMLILTLDNRFDGSLHYREGTLLSHKRGGAVEGIGLQSVRAIAEKYQGVVRVEPNANVFKVSVMLTLPSNEN; encoded by the coding sequence ATGATTGAAACAATCTTAGCCTGCATATACTTGATTTTATCCATAGTACCCTTCAGTTTCCTGCGGTACTACCCTTTTTTAAAAGACCTGCGTTTTTCCCTGCGCACAGTATGCCTGCTATATACCATAATTTTGCTTTTGGAACTGGCCGGTATGGGCTTGCTGCGCTACTACGGACATTGGTCTTCTGACATTTATGGCCTCTATCGCTTATTGTTTGCCATCGGCTTCGCCATACTGTCTTTCCTTCTCATCAAAAGCGCTTTCTTTAAACAGTTTTTTGTCTATACCATGATGGTGACCTATGCGGTTTTTGTTTACGGCACTGCGCATTTTTTTGAATTTCTCGGCATTGTATACTGGGAAGAAGCGCCGGACCTGCTTGTTGCCAATATCGTCATCATCCTGCAGCTTCTTCTGACATATCCCCTTGTTTTTCGTTTTCTTAAAAACAGAGTTATCCCGCTCTTACTACTGGATAGTCCGGTCTGGAAGTACATCTGGACCCTTCCCAGCATGTTTGTAGTCGGCTCTTTTCTCTTCGGTTCCGAGCTGAAGGCGGACGTCATCTGGAACTGGCGCTACCTTGCTTACCGCATGATCGCGAGCGCGGTCGTCATGATCAGCTACTATATTCTGGTAAAAATCATGGAGCAAACCCGTCAAAATACCGTTTTGCAGGAAAAAATTCGCACCTCCCAGGAAGTATTGGAAATGCAGCGACAACACTATCAACTGCTTACCAACCGTATCCAGGAGGCCCGCTCCATCCGCCACGACTTCCACCATCATCTGCTGGCCATGCAAGCCTATCTGGACGGCAAGCAATATGAACAGCTCACAGACTATCTTGCCCAATACGCGCGGGAATTCTCTCCGCCGTCGCAAGCGCCTCTGTGTCGGCACTATCTGGCCGACGCCGTTTTGCAGCACTATCAAAGTCAAGCAACCGATCAAGGCTGCGAGTTTCGCACCTACGTCGATATCCCGCCCCAACTAAGCATAAGCGACCTGGACTTATGCATCGTCCTGGGAAACCTGCTGGAAAACGCCTTAGAAGGCAACCGAAGATTGCCGCCGGATGAACAGATGCTGCACCTGCATCTGAAGCGGCAAGGAGAAATGCTGATCCTAACGCTCGACAACCGCTTTGACGGCAGTCTACACTATCGCGAAGGAACATTGCTGTCTCATAAACGCGGCGGCGCAGTCGAAGGAATTGGCCTGCAAAGCGTCCGCGCCATCGCGGAAAAATATCAAGGCGTCGTCCGCGTCGAACCAAACGCCAATGTGTTTAAAGTCTCGGTCATGCTGACCTTGCCCTCAAACGAGAATTGA
- a CDS encoding beta strand repeat-containing protein: MQRKWKRNWRRDALRRVYAGFLAGALLLGGYSTALAAPEGGTVAAGSATISQSGALTTINQASQKAIINWNSFNIAKGETVRFNQPGAAAIALNRVTGNNASAIYGTLSANGQVFLVNPNGVLFAKGAQVNVGGLAASTLGISDKDFLNGNYQFSGDSAKSVVNQGELSAAAKGYIALLGANAVNEGVIVAKEGTAALAAGSKVNLDFTGDGLLHMSVDQAAVAALASNKGLIQADGGLVVMSAKSADALAGTVVNNSGVIEAKSVSTKNGVIRLEGGANGAVVNSGTLNASGLEAGQTGGTVKVLGDKVSLTNTSVLNASGDAGGGTILAGGNYQGSGTEQRATETNVAAGASLKADAGTSGNGGTVVVWSDKNSTFGGTISAKGGSQSGDGGKVETSGKQKLTVADTAKVDTTADKGKTGNWLLDPWDFTVAPSGGDITGSVVSGWLEGSNVIIETTQDYSGASNDNGDYVNGNSSGTGDISINDSITWNSSNTLTLSAYNNININAAISSTNASSSLKLTSGTGNSTGSISGTGTVDVGSVAITGNNVTLNALNALKLGASNVRGNLNITSGGDVTQSKVLTVGGATTINAQGNTIALDYVFLNDKNSFTGSVSLIGRTATLASANNLMLGASTISGDLTVNSSGVVTQNGTLSVNGATTINARSDAGQLYDINLTDISNNFSGAVSLRGQNVSIGSGALKLGQTSVSGNLAVDAGGDVAQTGLVIVNGTTTLNAGTNDITLTNAYFNDAVSLTGNNVSLSNNKSLKLNTSHVNGNLTIHADGSVTQSGALEVRGVTTVSATYSGTATKYDINLSNNNQFIGPVTLTGQNVTLNTSGPLYLGDITAPGSFAVSAGATIIAEGAVNVGTFDLKGGDWRQERVLPAFSATDFRISGGSFLRALSGDGTSSEKAYQITDIYGLQGMGSDAGMRDKYYTLANNIDASGTSGWNGGAGFNPIGYSGGKFTGSFDGGGHTISDLAINRSSESCVGLFGYTNGATISNVGLLNVNLTGKNDVGGLVGYNASGTVTNSYASGSVTGNYYVGGLAGYNDSGTVTTSYAGGNVAGNYYVGGLAGYNASGTIKNSYASGSVIGTANYVGGLVGYNASGTIKNSYAYGSVTGDKRVGGLVGWNQGTVENSYASISVNGQDTVGGLVGYNINNSTVTNSYASGRVEGQLNVGGLVGANNGTVENSYASGSVTGDDYVGGLVGRNFSTVTSSYWDRSATGTNQPKGVGDQDNNDAQYKGLDSDEMKNVANFKDWDMMTIWYLNAGQSAPKLRCFGVPTQPPTPTPVPPQTRTATYASVLQGVHQPAANSGFGGIVSGGGVVTPGAAQTANLRYADGSIGRTLSVSGAEVTIGGGLVQVNLGAASNDVAVYTPGGQRTVYRFDAAHSVLSIREGVSAATEAAPRLVAGSGESAPFELLDAVGHTARFVLEYYGSGATVTAQNEAARGMLNQPQLLTAAALAAGQDQLGLEADEMKELLLR, translated from the coding sequence ATGCAACGGAAGTGGAAGCGGAATTGGCGCAGGGACGCGCTGCGCAGGGTATACGCAGGATTTTTAGCAGGGGCGCTGCTGTTGGGCGGGTACAGTACGGCGCTGGCTGCGCCGGAGGGCGGCACGGTTGCGGCGGGGAGCGCCACGATCAGCCAGAGCGGAGCGCTCACGACGATCAACCAGGCCAGCCAAAAGGCGATCATCAACTGGAACAGCTTTAACATCGCCAAAGGGGAGACGGTGCGCTTTAATCAGCCCGGGGCTGCGGCCATCGCCTTGAACCGCGTCACCGGCAACAACGCCAGCGCCATCTACGGCACCTTGTCCGCCAACGGCCAGGTGTTTTTGGTCAACCCTAACGGCGTGCTCTTCGCCAAAGGAGCGCAGGTGAACGTAGGGGGCCTAGCGGCGTCGACGCTGGGGATTTCGGATAAAGACTTTTTAAACGGCAACTATCAGTTCAGTGGCGACAGCGCGAAAAGCGTCGTCAACCAGGGCGAGCTGTCTGCTGCCGCGAAAGGCTACATAGCGCTCTTAGGGGCGAACGCCGTCAACGAAGGGGTCATTGTCGCCAAGGAAGGAACCGCCGCCCTGGCCGCGGGGAGCAAAGTAAATCTCGACTTTACCGGCGACGGTCTGCTGCATATGTCGGTAGACCAGGCTGCCGTAGCGGCGCTGGCGAGCAATAAAGGACTCATCCAGGCCGACGGGGGGCTTGTGGTGATGAGTGCCAAGTCCGCCGACGCTCTGGCGGGAACGGTGGTCAACAACAGCGGTGTTATCGAAGCGAAAAGCGTCAGCACGAAAAACGGCGTCATTCGTCTTGAAGGCGGTGCGAACGGAGCTGTGGTCAACAGCGGCACGCTCAACGCTTCCGGTCTGGAAGCGGGCCAAACCGGCGGCACCGTGAAGGTGCTGGGGGATAAGGTGTCCCTGACCAATACGTCGGTACTCAACGCCTCTGGCGATGCCGGCGGCGGCACGATTCTCGCGGGTGGCAACTACCAGGGCAGCGGCACGGAGCAGCGGGCTACGGAAACCAACGTGGCCGCGGGAGCGTCCCTTAAAGCTGACGCCGGTACCAGCGGCAACGGCGGCACCGTAGTTGTCTGGTCTGACAAAAATAGCACCTTCGGCGGGACGATTTCTGCTAAAGGCGGCAGCCAAAGCGGCGACGGCGGTAAGGTGGAAACCTCGGGTAAGCAAAAGCTGACCGTGGCGGATACGGCCAAAGTAGACACCACCGCCGACAAGGGGAAAACCGGCAATTGGCTGTTGGACCCATGGGACTTCACCGTTGCCCCTAGCGGCGGCGATATAACCGGAAGCGTGGTTTCCGGCTGGCTTGAAGGCAGTAATGTAATCATTGAGACGACACAAGACTACAGCGGTGCCTCCAACGACAATGGGGATTATGTAAATGGAAATAGTAGTGGAACTGGCGATATTAGTATCAATGACAGCATCACCTGGAATTCGTCCAACACCCTTACCTTATCGGCCTATAACAATATCAACATCAATGCGGCCATTAGCAGCACTAATGCCAGTAGTAGTTTGAAGCTAACTTCGGGGACGGGGAATAGCACTGGAAGTATTAGCGGTACTGGCACGGTTGATGTTGGTAGCGTAGCGATAACAGGCAATAATGTTACGCTCAATGCCTTGAACGCCTTGAAGCTGGGAGCTTCCAACGTTCGTGGCAACCTGAATATTACCTCCGGCGGCGATGTTACTCAGAGCAAAGTTTTAACAGTGGGAGGCGCGACAACGATAAACGCGCAAGGCAATACCATCGCTTTGGATTATGTTTTCCTTAATGATAAAAATAGTTTTACCGGCTCCGTAAGTCTGATCGGGCGCACAGCTACCTTGGCTAGCGCTAACAATCTGATGCTGGGAGCGTCCACTATCAGCGGCGACCTGACGGTCAATTCTAGCGGCGTTGTGACTCAGAACGGAACTTTGTCGGTGAATGGCGCTACAACAATCAATGCTAGAAGCGATGCAGGACAACTATACGACATCAATTTGACTGACATTAGTAATAACTTTTCAGGCGCGGTATCGCTGCGTGGCCAGAATGTCAGCATAGGCAGCGGCGCTTTGAAGTTGGGCCAAACCAGTGTCAGCGGAAACTTGGCTGTCGATGCCGGCGGCGATGTGGCTCAGACTGGACTGGTAATTGTAAATGGCACAACGACGCTGAACGCTGGAACAAATGATATCACTTTGACCAATGCATATTTTAACGATGCGGTCTCTCTTACCGGAAACAACGTTTCTCTGAGTAATAATAAATCCTTAAAACTGAATACTTCTCATGTTAACGGCAATCTGACGATCCATGCCGACGGTTCTGTGACTCAGAGCGGAGCATTGGAAGTACGCGGCGTGACGACGGTGAGTGCTACTTACAGTGGGACCGCGACAAAATACGATATTAACCTGAGCAATAACAATCAATTTATTGGCCCAGTGACGCTTACGGGCCAGAACGTTACGCTCAATACCTCCGGTCCCTTGTATCTGGGCGATATAACCGCCCCTGGAAGCTTTGCCGTTAGCGCCGGGGCTACGATCATTGCCGAAGGCGCGGTCAATGTGGGCACATTCGATCTCAAGGGCGGCGACTGGCGGCAGGAACGGGTTCTGCCGGCGTTCTCCGCCACGGATTTCCGCATTTCCGGCGGCTCCTTTCTGCGGGCGCTGAGTGGCGACGGAACAAGCAGCGAAAAGGCCTATCAAATAACCGACATCTATGGCTTGCAGGGCATGGGTTCGGACGCCGGGATGCGTGACAAATACTATACGCTGGCCAACAACATCGACGCCAGCGGCACTAGCGGCTGGAACGGCGGCGCTGGCTTTAACCCCATCGGCTACAGTGGCGGTAAATTCACCGGCAGCTTCGACGGCGGCGGGCATACCATTTCTGATCTGGCTATTAATAGATCTAGTGAGAGTTGTGTGGGTTTGTTCGGCTATACAAATGGGGCTACGATTTCAAACGTCGGCCTGCTTAATGTCAACTTGACTGGCAAAAATGATGTCGGCGGCCTGGTAGGGTATAACGCCAGCGGCACAGTTACAAATAGCTACGCCAGCGGCAGCGTTACTGGCAATTATTATGTTGGCGGCCTGGCGGGGTATAACGACAGCGGCACGGTCACAACTAGCTATGCCGGCGGCAACGTGGCTGGCAATTATTATGTTGGCGGGCTGGCGGGGTATAACGCCAGCGGCACAATCAAGAATAGCTACGCCAGCGGCAGCGTGATTGGGACAGCAAATTATGTTGGCGGGCTGGTGGGGTATAACGCCAGCGGCACAATCAAGAATAGCTATGCCTACGGCAGCGTTACTGGTGATAAACGTGTCGGCGGGCTGGTGGGGTGGAACCAAGGAACAGTCGAGAATAGCTATGCCAGCATCAGTGTGAATGGACAAGATACTGTCGGCGGTCTGGTGGGATATAACATCAACAACAGCACAGTCACGAACAGCTACGCCAGCGGCAGAGTGGAAGGACAACTCAATGTCGGCGGGCTGGTGGGGGCTAACAATGGTACAGTCGAGAATAGCTACGCCAGCGGCAGCGTTACTGGCGATGATTATGTCGGCGGCCTGGTGGGGAGGAACTTCAGTACAGTCACGAGCAGCTACTGGGATCGTAGTGCGACTGGCACCAACCAGCCCAAGGGAGTTGGCGATCAGGATAATAATGATGCTCAATACAAGGGCTTAGACTCTGACGAAATGAAAAATGTCGCTAATTTTAAAGACTGGGATATGATGACGATCTGGTATCTTAACGCCGGACAGTCTGCGCCAAAGCTCCGCTGCTTTGGGGTACCAACACAGCCACCGACCCCGACACCGGTGCCGCCACAGACTAGAACGGCGACCTATGCTTCGGTGCTGCAGGGCGTGCATCAGCCAGCGGCTAACAGCGGTTTCGGAGGAATTGTTTCCGGAGGCGGTGTGGTAACTCCAGGCGCAGCGCAGACCGCCAACCTTCGTTATGCAGACGGCTCTATCGGACGGACGTTGAGCGTCAGCGGCGCAGAGGTAACCATTGGCGGCGGGCTGGTTCAGGTGAACCTGGGAGCCGCCAGCAATGATGTGGCGGTCTATACGCCAGGAGGACAGAGGACGGTATATCGTTTTGATGCGGCCCATAGCGTCTTGTCGATTCGTGAAGGAGTCAGTGCTGCAACAGAGGCTGCGCCTAGGCTGGTGGCAGGGAGCGGGGAAAGCGCACCGTTTGAGTTGCTGGACGCGGTAGGGCATACGGCGCGGTTTGTTCTGGAGTATTACGGTTCCGGCGCGACGGTAACGGCGCAAAATGAGGCGGCTCGCGGAATGCTGAACCAGCCGCAACTGCTTACGGCGGCAGCGTTGGCCGCAGGGCAAGATCAGCTGGGGCTGGAAGCCGACGAAATGAAAGAACTGCTCTTGCGGTAA